A region from the Vicia villosa cultivar HV-30 ecotype Madison, WI linkage group LG3, Vvil1.0, whole genome shotgun sequence genome encodes:
- the LOC131659322 gene encoding uncharacterized protein LOC131659322, translated as MADQPVTKADLEGITTAFTAALTALTEQIANLENQANNANNNGNRRRDRREEPIMVLRGGNFIEDSSSDEEETYDEEVNRGNLQNNHAYRVKADILLFYGTMGVEEFLDWQIDVDSFFDVMGVPENKQVKMVAIRLKSTAAVWWDNLVVQRQRQRKGPVRTWRRMKQLMLERFLPEDYEQILYKMYIECVQGKRTVTEYTAEFLRFSERNELGESESQKVARYISGLKGSLQEKMGLQTVWTVAEACSLALKAELMEKSPRNFSSIERYSPQSNCESAGDKEKNATSRDSNLGNKGASSSSSVQQGKAPIQRPNNPYARPAIDTCYHCNGRGHKSNVCPTRRVATVVEEREEDEEREDSTVKNDEYADVEFAVEESDERVNFVLQRMLLASKDEGQRKNLFKTHCSIKNKVCNLIVDSGSMENLVSKKLVDYLKLSTKPHEKPYNLGWSR; from the exons ATGGCGGATCAACCGGTGACCAAAGCAGATCTTGAGGGAATTACCACGGCTTTTACCGCGGCTCTAACTGCTTTGACTGAACAGATAGCGAATTTAGAAAATCAGGcgaacaacgccaacaacaatGGGAATCGGCGAAGAGACAGGAGAGAGGAACCAATTATGGTTCTGCGGGGTGGAAACTTTATCGAAGATTCGAGTTCTGATGAGGAAGAAACTTACGATGAAGAGGTTAATCGTGGGAATCTACAGAACAACCATGCCTATCGAGTGAAGGCTGATATTCTATTGTTCTACGGAACTATGGGAGTGGAGGAGTTTCTTGATTGGCAGATCGACGTCGATAGTTTCTTCGACGTTATGGGTGTCCCTGAGAACAAGCAAGTCAAGATGGTTGCGATCAGGCTTAAAAGTACTGCAGCTGTCTGGTGGGATAACCTTGTTGTTCAAAGGCAGAGGCAAAGAAAGGGGCCAGTTAGAACTTGGCGaagaatgaaacaattgatgCTGGAGCGGTTTTTACCGGAAGATTATGAACAGATTCTTTATAAGATGTACATTGAGTGTGTTCAGGGCAAGAGAACCGTGACTGAATACACAGCTGAGTTCTTGCGGTTTTCTGAGCGCAATGAATTGGGAGAATCAGAGAGTCAGAAAGTGGCTCGATACATCAGTGGCCTAAAGGGATCCTTGCAGGAGAAGATGGGTTTACAGACTGTATGGACCGTAGCTGAAGCATGCAGTTTGGCTTTGAAGGCAGAATTGATGGAGAAATCCCCTCGAAATTTCTCGTCTATTGAAAGGTACTCACCCCAAAGTAACTGTGAATCAGCAGGTgacaaggaaaagaatgcaacatCCCGAGATTCCAACCTTGGGAATAAGGGGGCTAGCAGCTCTAGCAGTGTGCAGCAGGGTAAAGCACCAATTCAGAGGCCGAATAATCCATATGCTAGACCCGCTATAGACACATGTTATCATTGTAACGGAAGAGGCCACAAATCGAATGTTTGTCCAACAAGGAGAGTCGCTACTGTTGTGGAAGAAAGGGAGGAAGATGAAGAAAGAGAAGATTCTACCGTTAAGAACGATGAGTATGCCGATGTTGAGTTTGCGGTGGAAGAATCTGATGAGAGGGTAAATTTTGTGTTGCAGCGAATGTTACTAGCATCCAAAGACGAAGGGCAGCGCAAGAATTTGTTCAAGACACATTGTTCTATCAAGAACAAAGTGTGTAATCTAATTGTGGATAGTGGCAGCATGGAGAATCTGGTGTCAAAAAAATTGGTAGATTATttgaagttgtccacaaaaccacaTGAGAAGCCATACAACCTTGGTTGG AGTCGTTAG